Within Limanda limanda chromosome 17, fLimLim1.1, whole genome shotgun sequence, the genomic segment TCCAGGTGTTGAAGAACTTATCCCTCCAGTCTTCTAAGATGTCATCTTTACCCTCCAAGACGCTCACCCCTGCAGAACAGACAGATAACCATCCGTGCGTCATTACGCACAATCCAACAACTCGTTTTACTCCTCAGGTCTGCCAATATGATGTTTGATTGAGATAAATCTGCATCACCTCACTACCTGTAAGTCTGTAAAGTATATCCCCAGATTTCTGCCTTTCTTAACGCATCTCTCTGATTCTGAGTGCAAGGTGACACAGTTAGCCTTACAATTAATCCTCCTGAGGTTGTGTTGTCATAGTTATaaagaagaatacaaatatttgacgCTTAATCATGGAATAGGAAAAGGTTCAATGAAACCTCGACATTAACACTTCAGATGTGAGATTGCCACAGTCTCACCTGTGTAGAAGACACTGGTGGCCAAAGGTGACGCGAAGCTTTGGTCCAGCAGCAGTTTGCGCAAAACCATCCCGGCAGACTTTCCAGGGAAGCGCCTCTCCAGGGCTCGTAGCCAGAAGTAATTAAAGTTTCCATGGAAACTGATGGCCACGATGGCCACGTTACGAGTGTGTTTCCAGTCCAAGCGCTCGTTCTGAGCCATGAGCTGATGGACCAGGTCACCTCCGGCAAATAAGCAGCCGTACAAGGTGACATTGGCCAGCCAGGGGAATCGTTTGGCGGCTTCTTTCAGCACAGCTCTCCTCATTTCGGCACCGGGAGGAGAAACCGGGAACCCGCTTACAAATGATGCTGAACTGCCCCTGAATTGCTTTAACTCAGCAATCAACACAAAAGCATAGCGGTCAAATAAAAGTGACCGGGCCCTGGTGTCAGCCGGCTGGCCGGCACGAAGCAATCCATCTGTGCGCTGTAATCGGGGGTGGGATTAGACGTGTCCACTGGCAGCAGGAATTACACACATTGCCACTCCTCAGA encodes:
- the mpv17l gene encoding mpv17-like protein, which gives rise to MRRAVLKEAAKRFPWLANVTLYGCLFAGGDLVHQLMAQNERLDWKHTRNVAIVAISFHGNFNYFWLRALERRFPGKSAGMVLRKLLLDQSFASPLATSVFYTGVSVLEGKDDILEDWRDKFFNTWKTGLMYWPFMQLLNFVLMPLYMRTAFMGCCAFLWATFLCFSRQDGDGTATVALAFVMDPRKTLEEMREARLARRKHRTQKED